The following are from one region of the Streptococcus sp. 1643 genome:
- a CDS encoding ABC transporter ATP-binding protein, protein MTLLDVKHVQKIYKTRFQGNQVEALKDIHFTVEKGDYVAIMGESGSGKSTLLNILAMLDKPTRGQVYLNGTDTATIKNSQASSFRREKLGFVFQDFNLLDTLSVKDNILLPLVLSRKPITEMMKKLVVTAENLGINQLQEKYPYEISGGQKQRVAVARAIITEPEILLADEPTGALDSKSSAALLDVFDEINERGQTILMVTHSTAAASRAKRVLFIKDGILYNQIYRGDKTERQMFQEISDTLTVMASEVN, encoded by the coding sequence ATGACACTTTTAGATGTAAAACACGTTCAAAAAATCTATAAAACACGTTTCCAAGGCAACCAAGTAGAAGCACTCAAAGATATTCACTTTACTGTAGAGAAGGGTGACTACGTTGCCATCATGGGTGAGTCTGGTTCAGGAAAGTCAACCCTGCTCAACATTCTAGCTATGCTGGATAAGCCAACTCGCGGGCAGGTTTACCTGAATGGAACCGACACAGCCACTATTAAAAATTCACAGGCTTCGAGTTTTCGTCGTGAGAAGTTGGGATTTGTCTTCCAAGACTTTAATCTGCTAGATACCTTGTCTGTTAAGGACAATATCTTGCTTCCGTTAGTGTTGTCACGAAAACCTATCACAGAGATGATGAAGAAATTGGTAGTAACCGCTGAAAATTTGGGCATCAACCAACTGCAAGAGAAGTACCCTTACGAGATCTCAGGAGGTCAAAAACAGCGGGTAGCAGTAGCACGCGCCATCATCACTGAACCTGAAATTCTTCTTGCGGATGAGCCAACAGGAGCTCTTGATTCCAAGTCATCTGCAGCCTTACTCGATGTATTTGATGAAATCAATGAACGCGGTCAAACCATTCTCATGGTAACTCACTCAACGGCAGCAGCCAGCAGGGCCAAGCGCGTTCTCTTTATCAAGGACGGAATTCTTTACAACCAAATCTACCGTGGAGACAAGACAGAGCGTCAGATGTTCCAAGAAATCTCTGATACTTTGACTGTTATGGCAAGCGAGGTGAATTAG
- a CDS encoding permease: MTIFQSLPPSVLQAGAIFLSIMIEALPFVLIGSLISGLIEVYITPDKVYEFLPRNRWGRIFFGTFIGFLFPSCECGIVPIINRFLEKKVPSYTAVPFLVTAPIINPIVLFATYSAFGNSLKFAFLRALGAIVIALVLGIFLGFFWKEPIQKENPITCHEHDFSHLSPSRKVFQVFIQAIDEFFDMGRYLVFGCLFAAIVQVYVPTRILTSISASPVLAILLLMFLAFLLSLCSEADAFIGASLLSSFGLSPVLAFLVIGPMLDIKNLLMMKHYLKARFIWQFMGIVTVLVLLYSYMIGVML, translated from the coding sequence ATGACGATTTTCCAATCTCTTCCTCCTAGTGTATTACAAGCGGGAGCTATTTTTCTCTCCATCATGATTGAAGCCCTTCCTTTTGTCTTGATTGGGAGTCTCATTTCGGGATTGATTGAGGTCTATATCACACCTGATAAAGTTTATGAGTTTCTCCCTCGCAATCGTTGGGGGAGGATCTTTTTTGGTACCTTCATTGGCTTTCTCTTTCCTTCTTGCGAATGTGGTATCGTTCCGATTATCAATCGTTTTCTGGAAAAGAAAGTGCCCAGCTACACGGCCGTTCCCTTTCTGGTGACTGCTCCCATCATCAATCCTATCGTTCTTTTCGCCACTTATTCTGCCTTTGGCAATTCATTAAAATTTGCCTTCTTGCGAGCTCTGGGAGCCATTGTGATTGCTTTGGTGCTTGGGATTTTCTTAGGATTTTTCTGGAAGGAACCCATTCAAAAAGAGAATCCTATCACTTGTCATGAACATGACTTTTCACACTTGAGTCCCTCTAGAAAAGTGTTTCAGGTCTTTATACAAGCTATTGATGAGTTTTTCGATATGGGGCGTTACTTGGTCTTTGGCTGTCTCTTTGCGGCTATCGTGCAGGTCTATGTCCCGACTCGGATCTTGACCTCTATCAGCGCAAGTCCAGTCCTTGCGATTCTCTTGCTCATGTTTCTAGCCTTTCTCCTCTCACTTTGTAGCGAGGCGGACGCCTTTATCGGTGCTTCTCTCCTCTCGAGCTTCGGCCTATCGCCAGTCCTTGCTTTTCTGGTCATTGGCCCCATGCTTGATATCAAAAATCTCCTCATGATGAAACACTATCTCAAAGCGCGCTTCATCTGGCAATTCATGGGCATCGTGACAGTGCTTGTCTTGCTTTATTCTTACATGATAGGAGTGATGCTATGA
- a CDS encoding VIT family protein, translating into MTEIKHEIDANFTGRLNILRAGVLGANDGIISIAGVVIGVASATSNIWIIFLSGLAAILAGAFSMAGGEYVSVSTQKDTEEAAVAREQLLLDKDIESAKQSLYAAYLQNGECETSAQLLTNKAFLKNPLKALVEEKYGIEYEEFTNPWHAAISSFIAFVLGSLPPMLSITVFPSDYRIPATVFIVALSLLVTGYTSAKLGKAPTKTAMIRNLCIGLLTMGVTYLFGQLFSI; encoded by the coding sequence ATGACAGAAATAAAACATGAAATTGATGCTAACTTTACAGGCCGACTCAATATCCTACGCGCAGGTGTTCTAGGAGCCAATGATGGAATTATTTCCATTGCTGGAGTCGTTATCGGTGTTGCCAGTGCGACAAGCAATATCTGGATTATCTTTTTATCAGGATTAGCCGCTATCCTCGCTGGTGCTTTTTCTATGGCCGGTGGCGAATATGTCTCTGTATCCACTCAGAAAGACACGGAAGAAGCCGCTGTTGCCCGAGAACAATTACTCTTGGATAAAGACATCGAATCTGCAAAACAATCCCTCTATGCTGCTTACCTTCAAAATGGTGAGTGTGAAACGTCCGCACAACTTTTGACCAACAAGGCCTTTTTAAAAAATCCACTCAAAGCCCTGGTTGAGGAAAAATACGGTATCGAGTACGAAGAATTTACCAATCCTTGGCATGCTGCTATCTCTAGCTTTATCGCCTTTGTACTGGGAAGTCTTCCTCCTATGCTTTCAATCACTGTCTTTCCAAGTGACTATCGCATTCCTGCTACTGTTTTTATCGTTGCCCTTTCCCTTCTCGTCACTGGCTATACCAGTGCTAAACTAGGCAAGGCACCTACGAAAACAGCTATGATCCGTAATCTTTGTATCGGACTTCTCACCATGGGAGTGACTTACCTGTTTGGACAACTCTTCAGCATTTAA
- a CDS encoding SprT family protein translates to MKLTEYVQSVSLEDFGRPFTHQAQWNSRLRTTGGRFFPKDGHLDFNPKVYNELGLEVFRKIVRHELCHYHLYFQKKGYRHKDRDFKELLKEVDGLRFVPHLKDQSNFLVYQCQYCQQRYQRKRKVDTKRYRCGVCRGKLVILNRPKD, encoded by the coding sequence ATGAAACTGACTGAGTACGTTCAGTCTGTTTCCCTCGAAGACTTTGGTAGACCTTTTACCCACCAAGCCCAGTGGAATTCTCGTCTGCGAACGACAGGTGGACGATTTTTCCCCAAGGATGGGCATTTGGACTTTAATCCCAAGGTTTATAATGAACTAGGTTTGGAAGTCTTTCGCAAAATCGTGCGCCATGAACTCTGTCACTATCACCTTTATTTTCAGAAAAAGGGTTATCGACATAAGGACCGAGATTTTAAAGAACTTTTGAAAGAAGTGGATGGACTGCGCTTTGTTCCCCATTTGAAAGACCAAAGTAATTTCCTGGTCTATCAGTGCCAATACTGCCAGCAACGCTATCAACGCAAGAGGAAGGTTGATACAAAACGCTATCGCTGTGGCGTCTGCCGTGGCAAACTCGTCATCTTAAATCGGCCTAAGGACTGA
- a CDS encoding Tex family protein: MDKKYEKISQDLGVTLKQIDTVLSLTAEGATIPFIARYRKDMTGSLDEVAIKAIIDLDKSLTNLNDRKEAVLAKIQEQGKLTKELEEAILAAEKLADVEELYLPYKEKRRTKATIAREAGLFPLARLILQNVTGLEKEAEKFFCEGFATGQEALAGAVDILVEALSEDVNLRAMTYQEVLRHSKITSQVKDESLDEKQVFQIYYEFSETVGNMQGYRTLALNRGEKLGVLKVGFEHATDRILAFFAARFKVKNAYIDEVVQQSVKKKVLPAIERRIRTELTEKAEEGAIQLFSDNLRNLLLVAPLKGRVVLGFDPAFRTGAKLAVVDATGKMLTTQVIYPVKPASARQIEEAKKDLSDLIGQYGVEIIAIGNGTASRESEAFVAEVLKDFPEVSYVIVNESGASVYSASELARQEFPELTVEKRSAISIARRLQDPLAELVKIDPKSIGVGQYQHDVSQKKLSESLDFVVDTVVNQVGVNVNTASPALLSHVAGLNKTISENIVKYREEEGKITSRAQIKKVPRLGAKAFEQAAGFLRIPESSNILDNTGVHPENYAAVKELFKRLDIKDLNEEAQNKLKSLSVKEMARELGLGPETLKDIIADLLKLGRDFRDSFDAPVLRQDVLDIKDLKVGQKLEGVVRNVVDFGAFVDIGIHEDGLIHISHMSRKFIKHPSQVVSVGDLVTVWVKKIDTEREKVNLSLLAPDETD; this comes from the coding sequence ATGGATAAAAAATATGAAAAAATTTCCCAAGATTTGGGAGTAACCTTAAAGCAAATCGATACTGTTCTAAGTTTGACGGCTGAGGGGGCGACAATTCCCTTCATCGCGCGATATCGAAAGGACATGACTGGTAGTCTGGATGAGGTGGCGATTAAGGCCATTATCGACTTGGATAAAAGTCTGACAAATCTCAACGACCGTAAAGAAGCTGTCTTAGCTAAGATACAAGAACAAGGCAAACTAACCAAGGAATTGGAAGAAGCTATTTTGGCAGCTGAAAAATTAGCAGACGTTGAAGAACTCTATCTTCCTTATAAGGAAAAACGTCGAACCAAGGCAACTATTGCCCGAGAAGCTGGACTCTTTCCTCTTGCTCGCTTGATTTTGCAAAATGTAACTGGCTTAGAGAAAGAAGCTGAGAAGTTTTTCTGTGAAGGATTTGCGACTGGTCAAGAAGCTTTGGCTGGTGCAGTTGATATCTTGGTAGAAGCCCTATCTGAAGATGTCAATCTACGTGCTATGACCTATCAGGAAGTGCTGAGACACTCTAAAATCACTTCGCAAGTCAAAGATGAAAGTCTTGATGAAAAACAAGTTTTTCAGATTTATTACGAATTCTCAGAGACTGTTGGCAACATGCAGGGCTATCGTACCTTGGCCCTCAATCGCGGGGAGAAACTTGGTGTCTTGAAGGTCGGTTTTGAACATGCGACGGACCGTATTCTTGCCTTCTTTGCTGCTCGTTTCAAAGTCAAAAATGCCTATATAGATGAAGTTGTCCAACAGTCAGTTAAGAAAAAGGTCTTACCTGCTATCGAACGACGCATTCGGACAGAATTAACTGAGAAAGCAGAAGAAGGAGCTATCCAACTCTTTTCAGACAACCTGCGTAATCTCCTCTTGGTTGCTCCACTGAAAGGGCGCGTGGTTTTAGGATTTGACCCTGCCTTTCGTACAGGTGCCAAGCTTGCTGTCGTAGATGCAACAGGAAAAATGCTGACGACTCAAGTCATTTATCCAGTAAAACCAGCATCAGCTCGTCAAATTGAAGAAGCCAAGAAAGATTTGTCGGACTTGATTGGTCAATACGGTGTGGAAATTATTGCTATCGGAAATGGGACGGCCAGTCGGGAAAGTGAAGCCTTTGTAGCGGAAGTTCTGAAAGATTTTCCTGAGGTCAGCTATGTCATCGTCAATGAAAGTGGCGCTTCGGTCTACTCTGCCAGTGAACTTGCTCGTCAGGAATTTCCAGAATTAACCGTTGAAAAACGTTCGGCTATTTCAATCGCCCGTCGTTTGCAAGATCCGCTTGCTGAATTGGTTAAAATCGATCCCAAGTCAATCGGTGTCGGGCAATACCAGCACGATGTCAGTCAGAAGAAACTGTCTGAAAGTCTGGACTTTGTCGTCGATACCGTAGTTAACCAAGTCGGCGTCAATGTCAATACTGCTAGCCCAGCTCTTCTTTCCCATGTGGCTGGACTCAATAAAACCATCTCTGAAAATATTGTCAAATACCGTGAGGAAGAAGGAAAAATCACTTCACGCGCACAAATCAAAAAGGTTCCTCGTCTCGGTGCCAAAGCCTTTGAGCAGGCTGCAGGTTTCCTCCGTATCCCGGAAAGTAGCAATATTCTTGATAATACAGGAGTTCACCCAGAAAACTATGCTGCGGTTAAGGAGCTCTTCAAACGCTTGGATATCAAGGACTTGAATGAAGAAGCACAAAATAAGCTTAAGTCCCTTTCAGTCAAGGAGATGGCGCGAGAACTGGGTCTTGGCCCAGAAACGCTTAAAGATATCATTGCCGACCTTCTCAAACTAGGTCGAGATTTCCGTGATTCTTTTGACGCACCTGTACTCCGCCAAGATGTCTTGGATATCAAAGACTTAAAAGTCGGCCAGAAGCTGGAAGGTGTGGTGCGTAATGTCGTTGATTTCGGTGCCTTCGTTGATATCGGGATTCACGAAGACGGCTTGATTCATATTTCCCATATGAGTCGTAAATTTATCAAACATCCCAGCCAAGTGGTATCAGTCGGAGATTTGGTAACGGTTTGGGTCAAGAAAATCGATACCGAACGTGAAAAAGTCAATCTGTCGCTCTTAGCTCCAGATGAAACTGACTGA
- a CDS encoding SPJ_0845 family protein has protein sequence MAVKFTKTDDLDKMFEEFAKLPDLTQVTFPDDKDKKEKVEKKK, from the coding sequence ATGGCTGTTAAATTTACAAAAACGGATGACTTGGACAAGATGTTTGAAGAATTCGCAAAACTTCCTGACTTAACACAAGTCACTTTTCCAGATGACAAAGATAAAAAAGAAAAAGTTGAGAAGAAAAAATAG
- a CDS encoding Cof-type HAD-IIB family hydrolase, which produces MIKLIATDMDGTFLDGEGRFDMERLKNVLVSYKEKGIYFAVASGRGILSLKKLFADVRDEVIFIAENGSYVEFHGENMYEATMSRDFYLSTFEALKKSPYFDESKMLLTGKKACYVLDTVDETYLMFSRHYNENIQKVASLEDITDEIFKFTTNFTEETIEAGEAWVNENVPGVKAMTTGFESIDIVLDYVDKGVAIVELAKKLGLTMDQVMAFGDNLNDLHMMQVVGHPIAPENARPEILELAEAVIGHHKDQSVMAYMEGL; this is translated from the coding sequence ATGATTAAACTTATAGCAACCGATATGGATGGAACCTTTCTAGATGGAGAGGGTCGGTTTGATATGGAACGCCTCAAAAACGTACTTGTTTCCTACAAGGAAAAGGGGATTTATTTTGCTGTGGCTTCGGGTCGTGGTATCTTGTCCCTTAAAAAGCTATTTGCGGATGTGCGTGATGAAGTGATTTTTATAGCTGAAAATGGGAGCTATGTTGAGTTTCATGGTGAGAATATGTACGAGGCTACTATGTCTCGGGATTTTTACTTAAGCACTTTTGAAGCTTTAAAGAAATCGCCCTATTTTGATGAAAGTAAAATGCTCTTGACTGGGAAAAAAGCTTGCTACGTATTAGATACAGTGGATGAGACCTATCTCATGTTTAGCCGTCACTACAATGAAAATATTCAAAAAGTAGCGAGTTTGGAAGATATCACAGATGAGATTTTTAAATTCACCACCAACTTCACAGAAGAAACGATAGAAGCTGGAGAGGCCTGGGTCAACGAAAATGTTCCTGGTGTAAAAGCTATGACAACAGGTTTTGAATCCATCGATATTGTCTTGGACTACGTTGATAAGGGTGTGGCTATTGTTGAGCTGGCAAAAAAACTTGGTCTGACCATGGATCAGGTCATGGCTTTTGGTGATAATCTTAATGACCTTCACATGATGCAGGTTGTTGGACACCCCATCGCTCCTGAAAATGCGCGACCAGAGATTTTAGAATTAGCAGAAGCAGTGATTGGCCACCATAAGGACCAATCAGTGATGGCTTATATGGAGGGTTTGTAA
- a CDS encoding PspC domain-containing protein — protein sequence MNTKFYKMRRNRMVSGVLAGLSDKWNFDVTLVRFLFAIFTVANFGIGVIIYIILASILPTKEEIEAEMYGTGPRKRKEAEAIDDNDGWFW from the coding sequence ATGAATACAAAATTTTATAAAATGAGACGAAATCGTATGGTGTCAGGAGTTTTAGCTGGGCTATCAGACAAGTGGAATTTTGATGTAACCCTAGTCCGCTTTCTCTTCGCCATTTTTACCGTAGCAAATTTTGGAATTGGTGTGATAATATACATCATCCTTGCCTCTATCCTGCCAACTAAGGAAGAAATCGAAGCCGAAATGTACGGAACAGGACCACGCAAACGCAAGGAAGCCGAAGCCATTGATGACAATGATGGCTGGTTTTGGTGA
- a CDS encoding bifunctional riboflavin kinase/FAD synthetase, with the protein MITTVPIKNEKDIAVPGKTVLVLGYFDGIHKGHQKLFEVASKASMKDYLPVVVMTFTESPKLALQPYQPELMLHIVNHEEREHKMKWHGVEALFLLDFSSKFASLTGQEFFDTYVRALKPAIIVAGFDYTFGSDKKTADDLKDYFDGEIIIVPPVEDEKGKISSTRIRQAILDGDVKEVNHLLGTPLPSRGMVVHGNARGRTIGYPTANLVLRDRTYMPADGVYVVDIEVQRQRYRGMASVGKNVTFDGEEPRFEVNIFDFSDDIYGETVMVYWLDRVRDMVKFDSVEELVDQLQKDEEIARNWKDGE; encoded by the coding sequence ATGATTACAACAGTACCTATTAAGAACGAAAAAGACATTGCAGTACCGGGAAAAACAGTCCTTGTACTTGGTTATTTTGATGGCATCCACAAGGGGCATCAGAAACTTTTTGAAGTAGCTAGCAAGGCTTCAATGAAGGATTATCTGCCAGTTGTCGTGATGACCTTTACAGAGTCACCAAAACTTGCCTTACAACCTTACCAACCTGAGCTCATGCTCCATATCGTCAATCATGAGGAACGGGAGCACAAGATGAAGTGGCACGGAGTAGAGGCTCTTTTCTTACTGGACTTTAGTAGCAAATTTGCTAGTTTAACGGGTCAAGAATTCTTTGATACCTATGTTCGAGCTTTAAAACCAGCTATTATTGTAGCAGGATTTGACTATACTTTTGGCTCTGATAAGAAAACTGCGGATGACCTGAAGGATTATTTTGATGGAGAGATCATCATTGTTCCTCCGGTCGAAGACGAAAAGGGCAAGATTAGTTCTACACGGATTCGTCAGGCAATTCTTGATGGAGATGTAAAGGAAGTCAATCATCTGCTCGGCACTCCGCTCCCATCTCGTGGAATGGTCGTTCATGGAAATGCTCGTGGGCGGACTATTGGTTATCCAACAGCCAATCTGGTCCTAAGAGACCGAACTTACATGCCAGCGGACGGTGTTTACGTAGTCGATATCGAAGTGCAACGTCAGAGATATCGTGGAATGGCGAGCGTTGGCAAAAATGTCACCTTTGATGGAGAAGAACCACGTTTTGAAGTCAATATTTTCGACTTTTCAGACGATATTTACGGTGAGACAGTCATGGTCTACTGGCTGGACCGTGTTCGCGATATGGTCAAATTTGACTCCGTAGAGGAACTGGTAGACCAACTCCAGAAAGACGAAGAGATTGCTCGAAACTGGAAGGATGGAGAGTAA
- a CDS encoding FtsX-like permease family protein: MFRLTNKLAVSNLIKNRKLYYPFALAVLLAVTITYLFYSLSLNPNIGKIRGGETISMTLALGMVVVTIASGIIVLYANSFVMKNRSKELGVYGMLGLEKRHLISMVFKELLIFGSLTLTAGLGLGSLFDKLIFALLLKLMKMKVELVSTFQPIVFILVLIVFGAIFLGLIFINAFRIGRMNALQLSREKASGEKKGRFLGVQTILGLISLGAGYYLAVTVENPLSAVLIFFVAVLLVILGTYLLFNAGITVFLQILKKNKTYYYQPNNMISVSNLIFRMKKNAVGLATIAILSTMVLVTMSAATSIFKASENFKKVMNPHDFGITGQNVEKEDIEKLLNKYASEKGLTVTKKEVLTYSNFGVANQEGTKLTIFEKGQNRVQPKTIFMVFDQKDYENMTGQKLGLSGKEVGLFAQNKQLQGQKELTLNDQTYTIKEEIKKDFILEHVPNQYNILTSDYNYLVVPDLQAFLEQHPNSSIFNQYYGGMNVTASEEEQLKIADDYSKFVNNFNREINKEGSYVYGSNLADSSAQMSALFGGVFFIGIFLSIIFMVGTVLVIYYKQISEGYEDRERFIILQKVGLDQKQIKQTINKQVLTVFFLPLLFAFLHLAFAYHMLSLILKVIGVLDATMMLTVTLSICAIFLIVYVLIFMITSRSYRKIVQM; the protein is encoded by the coding sequence ATGTTCCGATTGACTAATAAGTTAGCGGTATCCAACTTGATTAAAAACCGCAAACTCTACTATCCCTTTGCCCTTGCTGTTCTCTTAGCAGTGACCATTACCTATCTTTTTTACTCTTTGTCACTTAATCCTAACATTGGTAAGATTCGAGGGGGAGAAACTATCTCTATGACCCTTGCTCTCGGTATGGTGGTTGTTACTATCGCTTCTGGAATTATTGTCCTTTATGCTAATAGTTTTGTCATGAAGAACCGCTCCAAGGAGCTGGGTGTATATGGTATGCTGGGTCTCGAAAAGCGCCATTTAATCAGTATGGTTTTTAAGGAGCTTCTTATTTTTGGTTCCTTAACCTTGACAGCTGGTCTCGGTCTAGGATCTCTCTTTGATAAGCTAATCTTCGCCCTTCTTCTGAAGCTGATGAAAATGAAAGTGGAGCTCGTTTCGACTTTCCAACCAATTGTCTTTATCCTAGTTCTCATCGTTTTTGGAGCTATCTTCCTAGGTCTAATTTTTATCAATGCCTTTCGCATCGGACGCATGAATGCCCTTCAGCTCTCTCGTGAAAAAGCCAGTGGTGAGAAAAAAGGACGTTTCTTAGGTGTCCAAACCATTCTAGGTCTGATTAGTTTGGGAGCGGGTTACTATCTAGCAGTAACAGTCGAAAACCCACTTTCTGCTGTTCTGATTTTCTTCGTAGCAGTTTTGTTAGTAATTTTGGGAACTTATCTTCTCTTCAATGCAGGGATTACAGTTTTCTTACAAATCTTGAAGAAAAACAAGACTTACTATTACCAACCCAACAACATGATTTCCGTATCCAATCTTATCTTCCGTATGAAGAAAAATGCGGTTGGTTTGGCGACTATTGCCATCCTTTCAACCATGGTCTTGGTAACCATGTCAGCAGCAACGAGTATCTTTAAGGCATCAGAAAACTTTAAGAAGGTCATGAATCCACATGATTTTGGGATTACAGGACAGAATGTTGAAAAAGAAGACATCGAAAAACTCTTGAACAAGTATGCTAGTGAAAAAGGATTGACTGTCACAAAGAAAGAAGTCCTTACATACAGTAACTTTGGTGTGGCAAATCAAGAAGGTACGAAATTAACAATTTTTGAGAAAGGTCAAAATCGTGTTCAACCGAAAACTATTTTTATGGTCTTTGACCAAAAAGACTACGAGAATATGACGGGGCAAAAACTTGGACTTTCAGGTAAGGAAGTTGGATTGTTTGCTCAAAATAAGCAACTTCAAGGGCAGAAAGAACTGACTCTGAATGACCAGACCTACACGATCAAAGAAGAAATCAAAAAAGATTTTATTCTTGAACATGTCCCAAATCAGTACAATATTCTAACTTCGGACTATAACTATTTGGTTGTTCCTGACTTACAAGCCTTTCTAGAACAGCATCCTAATTCTTCCATCTTTAATCAATACTATGGTGGTATGAATGTAACGGCTAGTGAGGAAGAGCAGCTTAAAATTGCAGATGACTATTCAAAATTCGTCAACAACTTTAATAGAGAAATAAACAAAGAAGGAAGCTATGTTTACGGAAGCAATCTGGCTGATAGTAGTGCGCAGATGAGTGCTCTCTTTGGTGGAGTTTTCTTCATCGGTATCTTCCTCTCTATCATCTTTATGGTGGGAACAGTTCTTGTTATCTACTACAAACAAATCTCTGAAGGATACGAAGATCGCGAACGCTTTATCATTTTGCAAAAAGTCGGTCTCGATCAAAAGCAAATCAAGCAAACCATCAATAAACAGGTCCTAACTGTTTTCTTCCTCCCATTGCTCTTTGCCTTCCTACACCTTGCCTTTGCCTATCATATGCTTAGCCTCATCCTAAAAGTCATTGGGGTGCTAGATGCGACCATGATGTTGACTGTCACTTTATCCATCTGTGCTATCTTCCTCATCGTCTATGTCTTAATCTTTATGATTACCTCAAGAAGCTATCGCAAGATTGTGCAAATGTAA
- a CDS encoding TIGR03943 family protein: protein MIRFIILLGYFALTLYLQLSGKLSHYINLHYSYLVYISMILSLLLALVQFYIWIKKINSHSHLESRRSRRISILLLSLPLLIGVAFPTVSLDSRTVSAKGYHFPLAEGINTAIQASEGTSSQYLKPDTSTYFSKSTYEKEMRSTADKYLTQPTIQITDENYMEVMEVLYDYPQEFEGKKIEFTGFVYNDPSHPDSQFLFRFGIIHCIADSGVYGLLTKGNSRQYPDNTWITARGTLTLHYHKELKQKLPTLEVESFTKVDKPENPYVYRVF from the coding sequence ATGATCCGATTTATCATTCTACTGGGTTATTTTGCCCTAACTCTGTATCTGCAGCTATCTGGCAAGCTCAGTCACTACATCAACCTCCACTATTCCTATCTAGTCTATATCTCCATGATCCTTTCTCTTCTCTTGGCTCTGGTCCAATTCTATATCTGGATCAAGAAAATCAACTCCCACAGCCATTTGGAAAGTCGCCGATCTAGACGAATCAGCATCCTTTTACTGTCACTACCTCTCTTGATTGGAGTTGCCTTTCCGACAGTAAGTTTGGACTCGAGAACCGTATCTGCCAAAGGATATCATTTCCCACTTGCTGAGGGAATCAACACAGCCATTCAGGCAAGCGAAGGAACATCCAGTCAATACCTCAAACCCGATACCAGCACCTATTTTTCCAAATCTACTTATGAAAAGGAAATGAGGTCTACAGCTGACAAATACCTCACCCAACCAACCATTCAAATCACTGATGAAAACTATATGGAGGTCATGGAAGTTCTCTATGACTACCCTCAAGAGTTTGAAGGAAAGAAAATCGAATTTACAGGCTTTGTCTATAACGATCCTAGCCATCCAGATAGCCAATTCCTCTTTCGCTTTGGAATCATCCACTGTATCGCAGACTCTGGAGTATATGGACTCCTGACCAAGGGGAACTCACGCCAGTATCCTGACAATACCTGGATTACCGCCAGAGGAACCCTGACCCTCCACTACCATAAAGAACTCAAACAAAAACTCCCAACACTGGAAGTTGAGAGTTTCACAAAAGTAGACAAACCAGAAAATCCTTATGTATATCGCGTGTTTTAA